A DNA window from Loxodonta africana isolate mLoxAfr1 chromosome 7, mLoxAfr1.hap2, whole genome shotgun sequence contains the following coding sequences:
- the LOC111748370 gene encoding olfactory receptor 5G9-like produces the protein MAQDQSCFSFSCSLSYGKHTSGTALGQNHSTVTSFILLGLTDQADLKQLLFGIFLLIYSVTLVGNLGMIDLIRTSSPLHTPMYFLLSVLSFLDICNSSVFTPRLLTSFLTTDKSISFAGCVVQMALMNLHGTGECLLLTIMAYDRFVAICHPLLYHTIMSKRLCAQLVVVTYAVGVFISAVQTGNAFSLPFCGPNIIDHYFCDILPVLQLACSDTTTANIILLFFTALVTVPTVSVILVSYAYILVTICRMRSLEAQRKAFSTCASHLTALSLFYGSVFLVYIQPSPESASAYNKVLSVFYTIVISMLNPLVYSLRNKDVKAAVQVRVLNLSRKGICQKGIW, from the exons atggcacaggatcag TCTTGTTTCTCCTTCTCTTGTTCATTGTCCTATGGAAAACACACCAGTGGAACGGCATTGGGGCAGAATCACAGTACAGTGACGAGCTTCATCCTTCTGGGCCTCACAGACCAGGCAGACCTAAAACAACTCCTCTTTGGCATCTTCCTGCTGATCTACTCTGTGACTCTGGTGGGCAACCTGGGCATGATAGACCTGATCCGCACCAGCTCTCCCCTTCATacccccatgtacttcctcctgaGTGTGCTCTCCTTCCTTGACATCTGCAACTCCTCTGTGTTCACCCCCAGGCTGTTGACCAGCTTCCTCACCACTGACAAATCCATCTCCTTTGCAGGCTGTGTGGTCCAGATGGCCCTCATGAACCTCCATGGAACAGGAGAGTGTCTGCTTCTGACCATCATGGCCTATGACCGATTTGTGGCCATCTGTCACCCTCTTCTCTACCACACTATCATGTCCAAGCGTTTGTGTGCCCAGCTGGTGGTGGTCACCTATGCTGTGGGTGTGTTCATTTCAGCTGTACAGACAGGGAATGCCTTCAGCCTGCCTTTCTGTGGCCCCAACATCATTGATCATTACTTCTGTGACATACTTCCAGTGCTCCAACTGGCCTGCTCAGATACCAccacagccaatatcatcctgcTTTTCTTCACTGCCTTGGTCACTGTCCCCACTGTCTCAGTCATCTTGGTCTCTTATGCCTACATCCTGGTTACAATCTGTAGAATGAGGTCCCTGGAGGCCCAAcgcaaggccttctccacctgtgcctcccacctcacCGCCCTCTCCCTCTTCTATGGATCTGTGTTCCTGGTATATATCCAACCCAGTCCTGAGAGTGCTTCAGCTTATAACAAGGTCCTCTCTGTGTTCTACACCATCGTGATCTCCATGCTGAACCCCCTGGTCTACAGCCTAAGGAATAAAGATGTCAAGGCTGCTGTACAAGTCAGGGTTCTTAACCtaagcagaaaaggaatttgtcAGAAAGGCATCTGGTAA